Genomic segment of Lepidochelys kempii isolate rLepKem1 chromosome 23, rLepKem1.hap2, whole genome shotgun sequence:
CGAGTGGAGAGGGCGGGGACGTGCTggctagggtgaaattcaccatcGTGGCCTAGAGGGCAGAGCACCGGACTAGACATGGAAGACCCAGACTCTCTTtcaggctctgccactgacctcaggtcctgtgcctcagtttccccataatgatactgacctcctttgcagctggagcccacctgcaaatcagtctgacttgggtcagcaaacGCTCAGGACCTGGGTCATCGGACCCTGCTGAGGGGTGAGTCAGAGCCCCAGGCTCTCTGTAACTCGGGAACAAGCCCTGTCTTtgtgcagtgtggacgcagcccAAAGCCACAGACCCGCGTCAGGAGATCTGTGTGGTGCAGTACGGACAGGTTAGCACGGCTGGGAGACCTGCGTCCAGCAAACCTAGGCAGACACTCAaacatgggcttggaaacaccaagcCCACAAGCCAAAGTCCCAGAGATCTGGGCTTAGTGctcagtggagacataccctaaatACGGTGCATGGCTTCTtagctggctctctgcacaggggcaAATTTCACCCTGTTTTTGACCCGTGGAATTCAGTGAACGTTTATGAACTTTCCTTAGTTACCTAGGACCTCCGGGTGTTTCATCAGGAGCAGGAACCCATATCTCAGGGTGGAGCTGACGGTCTCCGTGCCAGCGAAGAACAAGTTGAGCGTGGTCAGCTCCAAGTTCTTGGTGTTAAATTCGCTGGAAGGGTTTTGCTTTTCCTTGGGGAAAATCAACATACACTGAAACATCAACATGGGAATTTCCACAGCCACAGGCGAGCTGGTCTTAAAAGTACAGATTTGGGAAACGATTCCTGTCTGAACTCTGCAAAATCACTTTGCTGCTATTTTGGGAGGGGGGATCCTGGTATTTGTTATGGGTGAAAATTGCATGACTCATGGGGCCCCTAGCACTGTGTTTGCTCGAAGATCATCCAAGCCGTTCACTCAGCTCCTGGAGCCCAGGGCACCGTACCTTTTCCATTTGGATCAGGAAGCAGTCGATAAAATCCCGGGGGGAATTGACATCCAGCGTTGCTTGGTTCTGCTTCACTCTCCTCTCAATAAATTTCCTCATGTCTTCCAGTATGTAGTAGATTTTCATGTGAGGGCCAGGAAAGTATTTGAGGAAATTCGCATACATGTCATAGAACTGGAAAGAAAAGGGACACGCAGAGAACGGCTTTTGGTGCATCTCCAGAGCCAGACTGTCAGTCATGCCGGTGTGAATCTGGAGTACCTTCACTGAAGTCTATAGAATTACTCTGCATTTGCTCTGGTGGCCCAGAACAGAGCTATCTGCAGTAACCCACATGCAATGAAAAGACCGACCGTTTCATTTCGAGCAGGACATACCTGTGACCACGGGGTGCTGATCTCCCTAAAGCTTTCGTTCATCATCTGCAGCAAGGACAGGAATTCTTTGTCCTCATAGTCAAAGCGGTCACCAAAGACGATGGAGCAGATGACGTTGGAGACGGCCCGGCTCAAGAAGAAGGTCGGGTCAAAAGGTTCCCCTGGTGTAgcggggagagaagggaagaggggTCGTGGGGTCattgggggaagaggagcagccaACATGAAGGGAGTTTAGGAGCAGACTCGGATGCTTCAGAACCGTTCAAACAGGACTTGTTCTGGGGGACTTCTTGGGCCGGTTATGcctgaggtcagactagatcttcGGAGCGGTTCCTCCTCCCCCTGGAATCTGAGACTCCACATGGAGAAGCGATGGGTGGTGCAGAGGTGTCCTGTATGCTACACAATCCAGATCTATCTGCCTGAGTCGTTCCAGCCCGACATTGCTACCATGCTGTGGGGCAAGCAAtctcgagaggtcacctagtcccgCCCCCCGCGCCGAGGCACCAACTAATTTAGCccagccctgacaggggtttgtcccacgtgttcttaaaaacctgcagtGACGGGGATTCCCACAACCTCCTTAGCTCCCCTGTGCCAGGGCTTCACTCCCCTGCGAGTCAGAAAGTTTTCCCCAATATCTAATCTagatctccctggctgcagattaagcccaagATGTCTTCTCCTCCCTTCAGTGGACACAAGAACAGCTGATCCCCACCCTCTATCTAACAGCCCTGAACAGATCTGAGACTGTTCTTGGGtcccccctggccccactccgtcgtcttttctcaagactgaacatgcCCAGTGGGTGTTTTTTTGACATCTCTCTGCGCATGGATGAAACTCAAAGCGGCTGACGTTCATCCCACAGACCAGCCACCGGGTAAGGCCTCAAACCAGGGCTTGAGGGGGACTTGGGGGATGCCCGGCCCGGAGCCAGTCCCCGGGGGACGGGGTGAGCGCCACTCCGCTGAGGCACCTTCTGTGTTTCGAAAGGTCTCCAGCAGGAACTGGGCCTCCTCCTGGGTCCGCTCCTCGATGGACCGCTTCCCCATGCCGAAGTTCCTCAGGATGGTGAGGGAGAACCGGCGCAGCTGCTGCCATCGTTGCCCATTGGCAAAAACCACCCCTGGGGGGAGAGGATGGTTTCAACCCAGGAAGACAAACAGCCGTTGAAATGAGCATGGCGCGGTGGCTCAGCCCAAGAGGAgggtgggaaagggacaaagcaggTACGGGTTCAGGTCCCAGGTCCCGTCCAGGGATGCAAAATGCACCAACCCAGCTCTTCTGGAGGGTTCAGCTGGGCTGCGGGTGGGTTTGCATTGGCTGGCTGGCGCAAAGTGTGTGGCGAATCTGGACGCACAATGGCGTGATAGGACCACGCGTCTTTAAAAGggaacccctccctccctgtgaaACATGCAGAGCTTCACACTCGGGGAGTGGGAACGCTTTAGTATTGGGGGGGCCTGTGTTCCCCTGATCCCCCAAGAAGTCCTGGGGGATCATCTCAGCAAACGCGGAAAGTGGGCCCGATCCGGAGCTGGCGTCGTATCTCGATTTAGACCAGccggggatctggccctttaagTCTGAGGAGGTTTATTGCACGTCGCCAGCTGCTCACCAAAGCCATTAAAGTTCTTCTCGACAGTCGGCATGGCGGCTCTGCCGCTGAACTCCTCCGCCTGGTCCACCAGCGCTTCCTTCACCGCCTCATGCCCGCACAGCACCACGATGGGCTTGGACCCGAAATAGACCGTGAACACCGGGCCGTACGTCTCACTCAGCTGTACGGGAAAGGTGATCAGAGGGGGGCGGTTCCAAGGAAAATGGcgactttttgtcaaaaaaacaacaaacaaactttttttggttttggcaaCCAAAaattccacctccccaccccaaaaaaccctGCCAAAACCAGAAACAATTTAGGCTGGAAACAGAATGATTTTGGGGttgaaatggaatattttttGGCTGAAACCTGAAAAAAGTTTGCCCTGAAAACTGCTGAAATGGAAACATTCTTGGCTGAAAACtgacaaactaaaaaaaaaaaaaattacctctgTATCTATATATTGGGCCAAAACCTTCTggaaaccaaaacattttaaattttcagctgaaaatattcCCAGAAAGCCGACCTTTCCACAAACCATTTTATTTGGTTGAAAACGCGACTTTCTGTTGGAAAAATCTTGCCACAAAAATctttttattcccccacccccatgattACCCTTTATGatctgtattgcagtagcatctaagACCCTGTctcctggatcaggaccccaccgcgccaggcgctgtacaaacacacacggTGATATTCTTAGCAGTGAAAGGCAACGTCCATCAGGACCTACCGTGTGGTTGATTTTGTGGCTGCTGAAGCCTCGGAAACAAACTGAGTTGTCAAGCGGGTAACACGGCAATTGATCAGCAGAGATCTACAGTCTTCCCCGGCCTCCCGGCGGGCCAGGTGCTCTTTCCGAAATGGAACCGTGGAGACGAGCATCTCCGTTTCGTTCAGACCATGTGGGGACTGAACCCCTTGAGGGGCCAAGGTACAACGGATCTGAATACAGAGTGCATTCACATTCCAGAGacagacagatacagacagaGCTGTGGGGATTTAGATAGAAAGACACAGAGACAGCGCATGGTACCTATGGTGACTGGTATGTAACTAGACAGATAGAGGGCCAGGGGAGTGGTTAGCTAGCTAACGAGCTAGAAGGGCGTGTCTGGGgatagacacacagacagacagacagacatggggGTGGACAGAGTTAGATGGCAGGTTGTTTGGGGGTGGGTAGACAGTGAGATGGGGTGCCTGGGGGTGGGTAGACAGTGAGatggggtgtctgggggtgggtaGACAGCGAGatggggtgtctgggggtgggtaGACAGTGAGATGGGGTGCCTGGGGGTGGGTAGACAGCGAGATGGGATGTCTGGGGGTGGGTAGACAGCGAGATGGGGTGCCTGGGCGTGGGTAGACAGCGAGATGGGGTGCCTGGGGGTGGGTTGAGTGCTGGCTAGAGAGATATCTACAGGGATAGACAGACCGACTGACTTTCAAATGAAATAGCCTCTCCAAGAGCTGGCTCCAGACCCATTCTCCAGCTCTCGGTGACTCACCTTCTCCAGTGATTTTAGGGTTCCTCCCACCTTCATCTGCAGGAAGTTCCCGATCAGCGGGAGGGGAGTGGGCCCGGGGGGCATGTTCTTGTAGAGCGACCTCTTTCTCCAGGCGGAGACGAGGAGGAGGCAGGACACGTAGATGCCCAGGAAGATGGTGAtggccccagccagctccatGGTGCGTGCAGTCACCTCCCCGGTGTGGCGA
This window contains:
- the LOC140902151 gene encoding cytochrome P450 2G1-like isoform X5: MQEAGPNPAWGNYIPGHSRLARHTGEVTARTMELAGAITIFLGIYVSCLLLVSAWRKRSLYKNMPPGPTPLPLIGNFLQMKVGGTLKSLEKIRCTLAPQGVQSPHGLNETEMLVSTVPFRKEHLARREAGEDCRSLLINCRVTRLTTQFVSEASAATKSTTRRHFPWNRPPLITFPVQLSETYGPVFTVYFGSKPIVVLCGHEAVKEALVDQAEEFSGRAAMPTVEKNFNGFGVVFANGQRWQQLRRFSLTILRNFGMGKRSIEERTQEEAQFLLETFRNTEGEPFDPTFFLSRAVSNVICSIVFGDRFDYEDKEFLSLLQMMNESFREISTPWSQFYDMYANFLKYFPGPHMKIYYILEDMRKFIERRVKQNQATLDVNSPRDFIDCFLIQMEKEKQNPSSEFNTKNLELTTLNLFFAGTETVSSTLRYGFLLLMKHPEVLGHDGEFHPSQHVPALSTREWLPGSAGPWGKICHCCWQGRCMRRSTG
- the LOC140902151 gene encoding cytochrome P450 2G1-like isoform X3, which produces MQEAGPNPAWGNYIPGHSRLARHTGEVTARTMELAGAITIFLGIYVSCLLLVSAWRKRSLYKNMPPGPTPLPLIGNFLQMKVGGTLKSLEKLSETYGPVFTVYFGSKPIVVLCGHEAVKEALVDQAEEFSGRAAMPTVEKNFNGFGVVFANGQRWQQLRRFSLTILRNFGMGKRSIEERTQEEAQFLLETFRNTEGEPFDPTFFLSRAVSNVICSIVFGDRFDYEDKEFLSLLQMMNESFREISTPWSQFYDMYANFLKYFPGPHMKIYYILEDMRKFIERRVKQNQATLDVNSPRDFIDCFLIQMEKEKQNPSSEFNTKNLELTTLNLFFAGTETVSSTLRYGFLLLMKHPEVLGKMHEEIDRVIGQNRVPAIEDRSQMPYTDAVIHEIQRVSDLIPMDVPHIVTRDTQFRGYTIPQGTEIYPVLSTVLRDPSKFKNPESFNPRNFLEETGCFRKNDAFVPFSSGKRICLGEGLARMELFLFFTTILQSFTLKPLVAPEDIDTKPLESGFAKIPPFYQLCMVPR
- the LOC140902151 gene encoding cytochrome P450 2G1-like isoform X1 — encoded protein: MQEAGPNPAWGNYIPGHSRLARHTGEVTARTMELAGAITIFLGIYVSCLLLVSAWRKRSLYKNMPPGPTPLPLIGNFLQMKVGGTLKSLEKIRCTLAPQGVQSPHGLNETEMLVSTVPFRKEHLARREAGEDCRSLLINCRVTRLTTQFVSEASAATKSTTRRHFPWNRPPLITFPVQLSETYGPVFTVYFGSKPIVVLCGHEAVKEALVDQAEEFSGRAAMPTVEKNFNGFGVVFANGQRWQQLRRFSLTILRNFGMGKRSIEERTQEEAQFLLETFRNTEGEPFDPTFFLSRAVSNVICSIVFGDRFDYEDKEFLSLLQMMNESFREISTPWSQFYDMYANFLKYFPGPHMKIYYILEDMRKFIERRVKQNQATLDVNSPRDFIDCFLIQMEKEKQNPSSEFNTKNLELTTLNLFFAGTETVSSTLRYGFLLLMKHPEVLGKMHEEIDRVIGQNRVPAIEDRSQMPYTDAVIHEIQRVSDLIPMDVPHIVTRDTQFRGYTIPQGTEIYPVLSTVLRDPSKFKNPESFNPRNFLEETGCFRKNDAFVPFSSGKRICLGEGLARMELFLFFTTILQSFTLKPLVAPEDIDTKPLESGFAKIPPFYQLCMVPR
- the LOC140902151 gene encoding cytochrome P450 2G1-like isoform X2 is translated as MELAGAITIFLGIYVSCLLLVSAWRKRSLYKNMPPGPTPLPLIGNFLQMKVGGTLKSLEKIRCTLAPQGVQSPHGLNETEMLVSTVPFRKEHLARREAGEDCRSLLINCRVTRLTTQFVSEASAATKSTTRRHFPWNRPPLITFPVQLSETYGPVFTVYFGSKPIVVLCGHEAVKEALVDQAEEFSGRAAMPTVEKNFNGFGVVFANGQRWQQLRRFSLTILRNFGMGKRSIEERTQEEAQFLLETFRNTEGEPFDPTFFLSRAVSNVICSIVFGDRFDYEDKEFLSLLQMMNESFREISTPWSQFYDMYANFLKYFPGPHMKIYYILEDMRKFIERRVKQNQATLDVNSPRDFIDCFLIQMEKEKQNPSSEFNTKNLELTTLNLFFAGTETVSSTLRYGFLLLMKHPEVLGKMHEEIDRVIGQNRVPAIEDRSQMPYTDAVIHEIQRVSDLIPMDVPHIVTRDTQFRGYTIPQGTEIYPVLSTVLRDPSKFKNPESFNPRNFLEETGCFRKNDAFVPFSSGKRICLGEGLARMELFLFFTTILQSFTLKPLVAPEDIDTKPLESGFAKIPPFYQLCMVPR
- the LOC140902151 gene encoding cytochrome P450 2G1-like isoform X4 is translated as MLVSTVPFRKEHLARREAGEDCRSLLINCRVTRLTTQFVSEASAATKSTTRRHFPWNRPPLITFPVQLSETYGPVFTVYFGSKPIVVLCGHEAVKEALVDQAEEFSGRAAMPTVEKNFNGFGVVFANGQRWQQLRRFSLTILRNFGMGKRSIEERTQEEAQFLLETFRNTEGEPFDPTFFLSRAVSNVICSIVFGDRFDYEDKEFLSLLQMMNESFREISTPWSQFYDMYANFLKYFPGPHMKIYYILEDMRKFIERRVKQNQATLDVNSPRDFIDCFLIQMEKEKQNPSSEFNTKNLELTTLNLFFAGTETVSSTLRYGFLLLMKHPEVLGKMHEEIDRVIGQNRVPAIEDRSQMPYTDAVIHEIQRVSDLIPMDVPHIVTRDTQFRGYTIPQGTEIYPVLSTVLRDPSKFKNPESFNPRNFLEETGCFRKNDAFVPFSSGKRICLGEGLARMELFLFFTTILQSFTLKPLVAPEDIDTKPLESGFAKIPPFYQLCMVPR